GAGGCCGAGGGCGAGGAGATCGAGGTCTTCGCCGAGGACGTGCCCGAGGCCCGCGACGTGCTGCGCGTGCACCTCACCCCCTCGGCCGCGCGGGCCTTCGCCGGCCGGGCGATGAAGGTCGTCGCGGCCGGCCGGCCCAACTGCCCGCTGTGCGGGCAGCCGCTCGATCCGAACGGGCACATCTGCCCGCGCCAGAACGGCTACAAGCCCATAGGGCTGTAGCCGAGGGGCCGCTCCGCGCGCCTGCGCACACCCGGCCGCGCGGTGCGCGGCCGATGGGCGACCATGGTGGGGGCGCGCCGGCGGATCCGGCCGGCCGACATTGGGGGTGTCATGACCGCGTCGTTCGATCGCCGCACGGCGACCGATGCCCTGGCGCTGCTGCGCACCGGTGAGCTGACGATGGTGGGGCGCCTGACCGACGCCTCCAACATCACCCTCTACTGCACGGTCGCCACCGACACCGCCGAAGCCGCCTGCGTCTACAAGCCCGTGGCGGGGGAGCGCCCGCTCTGGGACTTCCCCGACGGCACGCTGGCCGGCCGCGAGATCGCGGCCCACGCGATCTCCGAGGCGCTGGGCTGGGCCATCGTGCCGCCCACCGTGTACCGCGACGGCCCCTACGGCGAAGGCATGGTGCAGCTCTGGGTGAACGGCGATGAAGCGGTCGACCTCGTCGCCCTCTCGCGCGACCGCGGCCACGCCGGCCTGCGCCGGATGGCCGTCTTCGACGCCGTCATCAACAACTCCGACCGCAAGATCGGGCACCTGCTGCCGGTCCCCGACGGCCACCTCTACGGCTGCGACCACGGCGTCTCCTTCGCCGAGGACTACAAGCTGCGCACGGTGCTGTGGCAGTGGCAGGGCGAACCGCTGCCGGCGGAGGTCCCGGCGGCGCTGGCGGCGATGCGCGACCGGCTGCTGGACCCCGGTGACCCCTTGTCGGTCGAACTCGCCGCCCACCTCACCGAGGCCGAGCGCTACGCCCTCCGCAGCCGGGTGCAGATCCTGTGCGAGCACGGGGTGCACCCCTATCCCTCCCCCGACTGGCCCTCCGTCCCCTGGCCGCCGATCTGAAATCCGAGGCCGCGAAGTCAACGGTTCGGCGAGTCGACGTCAATCGATGTCCCGCAGGTCTCCCTGTGATCGAGCGTGCCCGGCAGGGCCGCGGTCAGCGCGCAGCGGTGGCCGCGCGAGAGGTCTCGCTCGGCTTCTTCGCGCTGGAGCCCGACCACCGGACTCGCGCCGGCGCTGACACCGCGGCCTTTCACGTCGCCGGCGCGCTGACGACAGCCTGATCCCGCAGGCTCCGGCCGGGGAGCTCTGGACCTTCATGTTCCTTGGCGACCGTCACCCGGCCCTGAACTTCGCGGCATTGGATTTCAGCGCTCAGCCCCCTCCTTGCGGCGGACGAGGCGGTCGTCCACCAGGCGGACGACGGTGATCAGCGCGGCGGCGACGGCGGCGACGGCGAGCGCGGTGGCCACCTTGGCCGGATCACTGACGTCGAGCGCGAAGAAGGCCCGGCCGACGGGGGTCAGCATGGCGGTGAGCAGCAGGCCGACCATCGCCGCGACGAGACCCGCCTTCCACCACACGTAGGGCTTGGCCACCAGCAGCAGCACCCACAGCGTGGTCGCGCACAGGGTGATGACGACCGCGGTGCGGTCGGTGAGTTCGGGCGTCGCCGCACCGTCCAGCACCATCAGGTAGGTGGTGATCGCGGCCGCGCCGCTGATCAGTCCCGCGGGAACGGCCAGGCGCAGGGTGCGGGAGACGAAGCCGGGGCGGGCGCGCTCGACGTTGGGGGCCAGCGCGAGGAAGAACGAGGGGATGCCGAAGGTGACCGCGTTGATGAGGGTCGCGTGGCGCGGGAAGAAGGGGTAGGCCACGGCCAGCACGCCGACGATGCCGGCCATCGTCATCGAGTAGACGGTCTTGGTCAGGAAGAGGTTGGCGACCCGCTCGATGTTGCCGATGACGCGCCGGCCCTCGGCCACGACGTGCGGGAGGGTGGCGAACCTGTTGTCCAGCAGCACGATCTGGGCGACCGAGCGGGAGGCGGGGCTGCCGGAGCCCATGGCGACGCCGATGTCGGCCTCCTTCAGCGCCAGCACGTCGTTGACGCCGTCACCGGTCATCGCCACCGTGCGCCCGCGCTCGCGCAGGCCGCGCACCATCGACCGCTTGCGTTCGGGGGAGACCCGGCCGAAGACCGAGCCCCCGTCCACCGCCTCGGCGAGGCGTTCGTCGTCCTCGGGCAGGTCGCGGGCGTCGGCGGGGGAGTGCGCCCCGGGCAGCTCCAGTTCTCGGGCGACCGCGCCGACCGAGGTCGCGTTGTCGCCCGAGACGACCTTGACCTCGACGTCCTGGTCGGCGAAGTAGCGCAGCGTGTCGGGGGCGTCGGCGCGGATCCGCTGGTCCAGCACGATCAGCGCCACCGGGGTCACGGGGCCGGGGGCGCCGGCGGAGTCGACCCGCTCCTCCCCCCGGCCCAGCAGCAGGACGCGCAGGCCCCGCGCGCCGATCAGCTCGGCCTGCTCGGCCGCCGGGCTCTCCTGGGCGGCGAGCACGTCGGGGGCGCCGATCACCCAGTGCCGCTCCCCTTCGGGCGTGCCGAAGCTCGCGCCGCTCCACTTGCGCGCGGAGGAGAACGCCGCCACCGCGGTGACCGGCCACGGGGGGACGGCGGGGTGGGCCTCGGCGACGGCCGCCATGCTCGGGTTCGGGTGCGGGTCGGCGCAGGCCAGCGCGGCCAGGACGGTGTCGACCGGGTGCGCGCCGTCGTCGCCGTCCAGCGCGAGCACCTCGGTGACGCGCATGCCGTCCTCGGTGAGGGTCCCGGTCTTGTCGGTGCACACGACGTCGACGCGGGCCAGCCCCTCGATCGCGGGCAGCTCCTGCACCAGGCAGTGGCGGCGGCCCAGCCGCACCACGCCGACGGCGTAGGCGATGCTGATCAGCAGGACCAGCCCCTCGGGGATCATGGACACCAGCGCCGCGACCATCCCGCGCAGCGCGTCGGCCAGCGGGCCGGAGACGGTGCCGCCCAGGGACTCCTCCATGGTTACGGTGCCGCCGAGGAACAACTGGCTGTAGACGAGCAGCGCGCCGACGGGGAAGAGCGCCCAGGTGATGAACTTCAGGATCCGGTTGACGCCGGAGCGCAGCTCGGAGTGGACCAGGGAGAACCGGCTGGCCTCCTCGGCCAGCCGCGCGGCGTAGGCCGCGCGGCCGACCTCGGTCGCGCGGAACCTGCCGCTGCCCGCGACGGCGAAGCTGCCCGACATGATCCTGTCGCCCGGCCGCTTCAGCACCGGATCGGCCTCGCCGGTGAGCAGCGACTCGTCGACCTCCAGGCCGGCGGCCGAGACGACCACGCCGTCCACGACGGCCTGCCCGCCCTGGACGAACTCGATGACGTCGTCGATGACCACGTCCTGGGTGGCGACCTCGACCACCTCGCCGTCGCGCAGCACCCGGGGGCGGACGGCGTTGACGATCGCCAACCGGTCCAGCGTGCGCTTGGCCCGCAGCTCCTGCACGATGCCGATCAGCGTGTTGAACACGATGACCAGCGCGAACAGTCCGTCCTGCACGGGGCCGATGACCGCGATGATGGCGAACAGCACGGCGACCATGGCGTTGATCCGGGTGAACAGGTTGGCCCGGACGATCTGGCCGATCGTCCGGCTCGCCCTGACGGGGACGTCGTTGGTCCGGCCCGCGGCGACGCGGTCGGCGACCTCCGCGGCCGTCAGGCCGCGCACCTCGTCGAGGACGGGTGCTCCGGCGAGCATCGGTTCACCTTGCTGGGGCATCCGTTCTCCATATCGTGTCCGTCCGGGGCGACCGGGAAGGGGCCTCTCGGCGGTCGGTCGGGGCAGGCGAGCCCGCGCCGCCGCGGTGGGAGCCGCGCGGCGGCGGCGCGCACGTGCCGAGCCTAAGGGAGCGCGGACCGCCGCCGCGGCGATGCCCGCACCACACGCCGGGGTGTGTCCGCACTCCACTCCCTCTGCGGAAAACCACAGACGCCGTGTCGCGGACGGCTTTTATCCGGCTCTTATGTCGCGACTCTCTCGGGTGATGCGGCCGCCGCCGACACGGTCGCGGCCCGATTCCGCCGGTCAAGGCGGTACGGCGGCCGGACCAGCCGAAGGCGGCGACGGAGATCCGATGCCGGGACGCGTCCGGCGGCACGCGGTGCCGATCGCCACGCCCCCTCCGGCGTAAACCGCAGGAAGATCGCACACGTCTATTTGAGGCCGATCCGGAAATGGGACGGCTGATCGCATCGTGTGCACCGTCGCGGCCGTATCCGCGTGGGTCGTGCGGGGTAAGGAACTGCGAGTCCAACGTGCTCAATCGACGACTGCGCCGGCGCGGAACCGGCGGACGAGACGGCCCGGAGCGTTCCGCGGCAGGGCCGTGCTGGGAGCCCGCCTCCTACTGGCTGCTGTACGTCGTCGCGCTGGCCGCCGCGCTGTGGCACTGGCGCTACGGCAACGACGTGCTGGCGGTGCTGTGCGTGCTGGCGGTGCTGTTCAGCGTCAGGCTGATCACCACGCGCAAGCGCCCCCGGCGCGGCCTGTGACGCCGGCATCGGCGTGCGGCGGCCCGCCCCGGAGGGGGATTCGTCTCATCCGGAGGCCTCCCCGCAGGGGGAAACCGCCGAGATGGGCGGATAGTCTCTTGGTATGCGTTCTTGGTCTGCGCCCGACATCGTCCGCCTGCCCGGAAGCGGCGGGCCGCTCCGCGTCCACGACACCGTCACCGGCGCCCTGCGCACCACGAGTCCCGGGCCGACCGCGCGAATGTATGTCTGCGGCATCACGCCCTACGACGCCGCCCACCTCGGCCACGCCTTCACCTACCTGACGTTCGACCTGGTCAACCGGGTGTGGTGGGACGCGGGCCACGACGTCGACTACGTGCAGAACACCACCGACATCGACGATCCGCTGCTGGAGCGCGCCGACTCCAACGAGGAGGACTGGCGCGCGCTGGCCGAACGCGAGATCCAGGTCTTCCGCGACGACATGACGGCGCTGCGCATCCTGCCGCCGCGCGCCTACGTGGGCGTCGTCGAGTCGATCGACCTCATCGTGGAGTTCATCGAGCGCATCCGCGAGCGCGGCGCGGCCTACGAGCTCGACGGCGACATCTACTTCTCCGCCGCGGCCTCGCAGGGCTTCGGCGAGGTGAGCGGGCTGAACCGCGAGGAGATGCTGGAGCTGTTCGCCGAACGCGGCGGCGACCCCGGGCGCAGCGGCAAGAAGGACCCGCTGGACTGGCTGCTGTGGCGGGCCGAGCGTCCCGGCGAACCCGCCTGGGACACCTCGCTGGGCCGCGGCCGGCCGGGCTGGCACGTCGAGTGCAGCGCCATCTCGCTGCGCGAGCTCGGCATGGGCTTCGACCTCAACGGCGGCGGTGACGACCTGGTCTTCCCGCACCACGAGATGGGCGCGGCCGAGGCGCGCTGCGCCACCGGCACCCGCCCGCACGCCCAGAACTACATGCACGTCGGCATGGTCGGCCTGGACGGCGAGAAGATGTCGAAGTCCCGCGGCAACCTGGTGTTCGTCTCCGGGCTGCGCGCCGAGGGCGTCGACCCGATGGCGGTGCGCCTGGCCATGCTGGGCCACCACTACCGCACGGCCTGGGAGTGGACCGACGCCGAGCTCGCCGGCGGGGTCGAGCGCCTGGAGCTGTGGCGGTCCGCGGCTGCGCTGCCGGCCGGCCCCGACGCGATGCCGCTACTGGAGCGGGTCCGCGCCGCGCTGGCCGATGACCTCGACACCGCCACCGCCCTCGCCGAGGTCGACGCCTGGGCCCGCACCGCGCTGCCGGCCGGATCCGGTGACCCCGCGGCCCCGGCCCTCATGCGCGACACCGTCGACACCCTGCTGGGGGTCCGGCTCTAGGATCGCGGGCCCCGGCCCTTCGACGGCCGGGCGGCGGTTATCCGCTGTCCTCGGCCACCGGGGGTCTTCGACCTCAGCCGAAGGAGGGATCCGCACGCCTCTCCGTCCTGGGGCGGGCCTTACCAACCCCCTGGGGCCGGGGCCTCCTTCGGCTCCCCACGACCGTGGCCCCGACCGGACTGGCGAAATGTCATCGAGCGGTGGCCTTCCGTGGTGAGATAGAGCCATGGCAACCCCTACCACGAAGAGCACCGCAGCGGCTCTCATCCACGCCTTCATCGTCACCGGCGACGCGCTCGGCGACCGGGCCGATCTCGCCCGGTTCCTGCGCGAGCAGCGACTCGTCCCCGAAGGCGCGATTCCCATCACGCTCGCCGACTTCGACGAGGCCGTCGCGCTGCGCGACGGTCTGCGCGCCCAATTGGACCAGGCGGCGGGGCGGCCCGCCGACACAGAGGCGATCGCCCGGGGGCAGCGGATCCTGGACGGCCTGCGGGTGACGGTGCGCATCGCCCCCGGCGACGCCGGGCTGTCGCCGCTGGCGCCGGCCGTCGTCGACGAGGTCCGCCGCGG
This sequence is a window from Spinactinospora alkalitolerans. Protein-coding genes within it:
- a CDS encoding SCO1664 family protein — its product is MTASFDRRTATDALALLRTGELTMVGRLTDASNITLYCTVATDTAEAACVYKPVAGERPLWDFPDGTLAGREIAAHAISEALGWAIVPPTVYRDGPYGEGMVQLWVNGDEAVDLVALSRDRGHAGLRRMAVFDAVINNSDRKIGHLLPVPDGHLYGCDHGVSFAEDYKLRTVLWQWQGEPLPAEVPAALAAMRDRLLDPGDPLSVELAAHLTEAERYALRSRVQILCEHGVHPYPSPDWPSVPWPPI
- a CDS encoding HAD-IC family P-type ATPase, whose protein sequence is MPQQGEPMLAGAPVLDEVRGLTAAEVADRVAAGRTNDVPVRASRTIGQIVRANLFTRINAMVAVLFAIIAVIGPVQDGLFALVIVFNTLIGIVQELRAKRTLDRLAIVNAVRPRVLRDGEVVEVATQDVVIDDVIEFVQGGQAVVDGVVVSAAGLEVDESLLTGEADPVLKRPGDRIMSGSFAVAGSGRFRATEVGRAAYAARLAEEASRFSLVHSELRSGVNRILKFITWALFPVGALLVYSQLFLGGTVTMEESLGGTVSGPLADALRGMVAALVSMIPEGLVLLISIAYAVGVVRLGRRHCLVQELPAIEGLARVDVVCTDKTGTLTEDGMRVTEVLALDGDDGAHPVDTVLAALACADPHPNPSMAAVAEAHPAVPPWPVTAVAAFSSARKWSGASFGTPEGERHWVIGAPDVLAAQESPAAEQAELIGARGLRVLLLGRGEERVDSAGAPGPVTPVALIVLDQRIRADAPDTLRYFADQDVEVKVVSGDNATSVGAVARELELPGAHSPADARDLPEDDERLAEAVDGGSVFGRVSPERKRSMVRGLRERGRTVAMTGDGVNDVLALKEADIGVAMGSGSPASRSVAQIVLLDNRFATLPHVVAEGRRVIGNIERVANLFLTKTVYSMTMAGIVGVLAVAYPFFPRHATLINAVTFGIPSFFLALAPNVERARPGFVSRTLRLAVPAGLISGAAAITTYLMVLDGAATPELTDRTAVVITLCATTLWVLLLVAKPYVWWKAGLVAAMVGLLLTAMLTPVGRAFFALDVSDPAKVATALAVAAVAAALITVVRLVDDRLVRRKEGAER
- the mshC gene encoding cysteine--1-D-myo-inosityl 2-amino-2-deoxy-alpha-D-glucopyranoside ligase, producing the protein MRSWSAPDIVRLPGSGGPLRVHDTVTGALRTTSPGPTARMYVCGITPYDAAHLGHAFTYLTFDLVNRVWWDAGHDVDYVQNTTDIDDPLLERADSNEEDWRALAEREIQVFRDDMTALRILPPRAYVGVVESIDLIVEFIERIRERGAAYELDGDIYFSAAASQGFGEVSGLNREEMLELFAERGGDPGRSGKKDPLDWLLWRAERPGEPAWDTSLGRGRPGWHVECSAISLRELGMGFDLNGGGDDLVFPHHEMGAAEARCATGTRPHAQNYMHVGMVGLDGEKMSKSRGNLVFVSGLRAEGVDPMAVRLAMLGHHYRTAWEWTDAELAGGVERLELWRSAAALPAGPDAMPLLERVRAALADDLDTATALAEVDAWARTALPAGSGDPAAPALMRDTVDTLLGVRL
- a CDS encoding ABATE domain-containing protein codes for the protein MATPTTKSTAAALIHAFIVTGDALGDRADLARFLREQRLVPEGAIPITLADFDEAVALRDGLRAQLDQAAGRPADTEAIARGQRILDGLRVTVRIAPGDAGLSPLAPAVVDEVRRGLARIAGAWAAVLATGEWREIRR